Genomic DNA from Danio rerio strain Tuebingen ecotype United States chromosome 5, GRCz12tu, whole genome shotgun sequence:
tctatgttatagaaaaatattaactacaaaaacaaaaaataataatagaaaaatttagttaaaattttgtaggtttaaccttttttttgcaatattttgcttggatTAAtggtattatcttttaatttctatgTATGTTAGAtaaaaaatactcattttcaaaatggtagaattctatctatctatctatctatctatctatctatctatctatctatctatctatctatctatctatctatctatctatctatctatctgtctatctgtctgtctgtctgtctgtctgtctgtctgtctgtctatctatctaatctcAAATGCCCTTAAATGTTCAGAAGTAAAGCTCCCCATCCTCAGTTTATTTCATGTCTTCCACTGTCTCAGAACTCATGTTCATGAACGAGTGAATCGAGCCGAACGGCAGTTCCGATGCCTTCCAGATCACCACCAGCAGCTTTTGACCAACTTCCTGCCACATCTAAACAAGCTCCGCTACTGTATCGACCAAAACCAAGAAGTGCTGCAGGCCGTTGTGCACAACTGCCTCCATATGTTTGAGAACATGGAGTATGGACAGGATGTAGGTGGCGATCAGTAGGTCTTACAATTAATAACATTGTAtatagattcttttttttttttttttgactgtcgtGATTTTAGAAGTGTGactttaataattatttgtagTAAATTTATTCAACTTTGATATTGTCATTGCTTTTTAAAGGTTGACCCAAGGAAAGTACGGCCTTCCTCGACTTTTGATATGGACAAGCTGAAGTCTACCATAAAGCAGTTTGTCCGTGACTGGAGTGAAGCAGGAAAGGCTGAAAGAGACAGCTGTTATAAACCAATTATAGATGAGATCCAGAGACTCTTTCCTCCTGACCAGTGGTGAATATTATGTTTTCCTTTAACTGCTTTCATTTCACTGGATATGTGTCTGTATGTTTTTGTTattgagaaaatatattttatattctttaattttacttttgcatgcaaaaagtacttgatttaaagacatttttcttGATTAGCTCTGACCACCCAAATTTTGATATACATAGTAGCCTATACCAGTGGATCAAAACCCTTCATCAATTTGACCAAAACAATACTCATAATTATCTTATATTTTTGATAAACCTTTTTTGATCTACATTAAAGGTTGACTACAAAATTCCAGTATCACTTGTAGTTATAtctaaactatttttaattaattagtttttattgcCGACTGAAGTATTAATGTAGTTtgaactatatattttattatattacattaatccAAAATGCATATgttaaaaatgataatatttaGACTGTCAAATTGCttgatttataataaacattataataaactATATCGTAATATTACTTTTTAGTATTGCAGGTATAGAAAACTTGATTTTTCATTGTTCTTTATTTGCACCCTCAAATAATATTCTTTTAATGATCAAAGTAGATCAAGATTGactaatattattttgtgttctttTAGTGATTCTACTTGTTGACAGCCAGTGTTTATCATCAGTTCTCAAAAATGTTCTTCAATCGGTTTCtgttattgaaaaaaacaaacatttttttaatggttCACTTTTTTGGGTTGTGTGGTCTGGCTCACTATTGAGGTTGCAGTAATTGCATGTGGAGTTGGGGTTTCATAAGCTTCTACTGAAATTCTGTTTaatttcacatgacttttaagaaaactagcctacagttaaaacatttttttcaatctGCCAGGGTGACTCGTGGGAGTGACTGTTTGACCCACCACAGCTGAAATAGGCGCATTTGACAGGTTTTCAGCGGCTagtgttaatgtcaagctctgTATATAGTTAATTCTATTTAGAAAATAAGAAAAAGAGAGAAGATGACAACCCTGCATTTGTTTAATCAAAACTgaagaatatactttataatATGTTGATCTGCTCACAAACATCAGAATTGAAACGGTTTTTACTGCAATAAatgcaaagaataaataaaagcaaataattttTGCATGAAATTTTCTGTTCTATATATTATGAATTGTAAATCcgaaattaaattgtaaatgatTTCTGTTTACAGTGACGTGTCCCAGGTCCGAGTGTTAGTGCCGGGGGCTGGCCTGGGTCGACTCGCATGGGAAATCGCTCATCTGGGCTATTCCTGCCAAGGCAACGAGTGGAGTTTCTTCATGCTCTTCTCATCTAATTTTGTTCTTAATAGGTACAACACAATAACATCTTTACATTTATCATAAGTACAGCCAttcacataaaaaacaaacaaacaaacaaacatttctttCATATATTTCTTGATCTGGACATTATGCTGTAGCAGTTTACTTGAAATGTGGGAAACTGCCTCTTTTTATAAATTGTGAGGTTTGAGTATAGAAAATCATTATGCCTATAGAAAATCCCCATACCTCTATAAAAATATTGACTTTATTTGTCACACAGCCTAAAATCAAATCACAATTCAAATAACTTTTCcagcctttgaaatgtttttgtaggTTCCCCTAACCTGTGTGCCTTGACTTAATCTTAAAGGTCTTTTGAAAGCAGGCTGTAATGTGAGCAAAGATATAGATTTTGACAGGGTATGGTGATTTTCTATAGGCACATTATATGATCAAGTATTTTAAAACTTGTGattgaaattatttaaattgagcaGAAATGCTGCATGACATCTGTAGTATCATGGAATCTAAGTGATATTTTCTCTCTCAGGTGTGATAAGGAGAATGCTTTGACTCTTTATCCCTGGATTCACCAGTTCAGTAATAACAAAGCATCCTCTGATCAGACAAGACCTGTGTCTTTTCCTGATGTCAACCCACAGAGCCTCCCAGAAGACTCAGACTTTTCTATGGTCGCTGGAGACTTTCAAGAAGTATACAATGATCCTGGTGAGTTTATTTTTCATAAACAAATAGATTTCTTTTTCATTGGACATTGATTGCACATGTTTATTATTGTgttatattttctgtattttatattGACAATATCATTTTAAATCCAGCTTTAAATTGAAGTTTAAATTAGgtttaaaaatagttaaaaagtcGTTAACGTCACTAGATTACGTCATACATCAATTTGCATATTAGATAATTTTCAGATAGCAGTTTCTGtataacagcctatggttaatagggttttttatttgcattacgctttttttaaatgcatgtcattcatttattcattcattatttcattcattcattttccttcagcttagtcactttatccatcagaagtcaccacagcggaatgaaccaacttatccagcctatgttttacatagcgaatgcccttccaactgcaacctagtactgagaaacacacatacactacagccaatttagtttattcaattcacctacaccgcatgtctttgaactgtggggtaaactggagcacccggaaaaaacacacatgaacacggggagtaCACGCAAACTTTATAcaaaaatgccaacagacccagccatctcaaaccagtgaacttcttgctgtaaggcaacattgctaaccactgagccaccgtgtcaccctatgcatgtcaatttaattaaatttactgtTGCTTGAGTACAGTATATCTGTATAGATGTGTAGTAAATTTGCTGTAATGTCTCATAATAAACTCACGCAGTCATTAAAATGTCTGTGATTATGAACAAGAAATGaataaacggtcaaattaaactgttaaattttaaataaaggagaagcagatcggtttgtcTGTACAAGGGATATACCTCACACTCCTGGTGCTAAATCATTGCAGTTGGTATGTAAAAGGGGTTACAGGT
This window encodes:
- the carnmt1 gene encoding carnosine N-methyltransferase isoform X1 — translated: MANSSSETVAASKPEVFHNYRDRNRCSPEEETRLEKQHFWNVINAFKYYRTHVHERVNRAERQFRCLPDHHQQLLTNFLPHLNKLRYCIDQNQEVLQAVVHNCLHMFENMEYGQDVDPRKVRPSSTFDMDKLKSTIKQFVRDWSEAGKAERDSCYKPIIDEIQRLFPPDQCDVSQVRVLVPGAGLGRLAWEIAHLGYSCQGNEWSFFMLFSSNFVLNRCDKENALTLYPWIHQFSNNKASSDQTRPVSFPDVNPQSLPEDSDFSMVAGDFQEVYNDPEMWDCVATCFFIDTAHNVLDYIETIWNILKPGGVWLNLGPLLYHYENMANELSIELSYEDIKAVAMKYGFVLELERESVPSTYTENDRSMLKYLYDSVFFIVRKPAKQLINGDKALKDSQTEDSLHTKNST
- the carnmt1 gene encoding carnosine N-methyltransferase (The RefSeq protein has 1 substitution compared to this genomic sequence); the protein is MFENMEYGQDVDPRKVRPSSTFDMDKLKSTIKQFVRDWSEAGKAERDSCYKPIIDEIQRLFPPDQCDVSQVRVLVPGAGLGRLAWEIAHLGYSCQGNEWSFFMLFSPNFVLNRCDKENALTLYPWIHQFSNNKASSDQTRPVSFPDVNPQSLPEDSDFSMVAGDFQEVYNDPEMWDCVATCFFIDTAHNVLDYIETIWNILKPGGVWLNLGPLLYHYENMANELSIELSYEDIKAVAMKYGFVLELERESVPSTYTENDRSMLKYLYDSVFFIVRKPAKQLINGDKALKDSQTEDSLHTKNST
- the carnmt1 gene encoding carnosine N-methyltransferase isoform X2, with translation MDKLKSTIKQFVRDWSEAGKAERDSCYKPIIDEIQRLFPPDQCDVSQVRVLVPGAGLGRLAWEIAHLGYSCQGNEWSFFMLFSSNFVLNRCDKENALTLYPWIHQFSNNKASSDQTRPVSFPDVNPQSLPEDSDFSMVAGDFQEVYNDPEMWDCVATCFFIDTAHNVLDYIETIWNILKPGGVWLNLGPLLYHYENMANELSIELSYEDIKAVAMKYGFVLELERESVPSTYTENDRSMLKYLYDSVFFIVRKPAKQLINGDKALKDSQTEDSLHTKNST